One genomic window of Hippocampus zosterae strain Florida chromosome 12, ASM2543408v3, whole genome shotgun sequence includes the following:
- the epsti1 gene encoding regulator of nonsense transcripts 3A, whose protein sequence is MAQKKRQEEDELKRKKREQRKKAECLEEQKQVKEKKRQEQLRQDCAQVNSAFLDKLDRHEKGREKTPMRKADVSHSPLSTDGQEKPGPHPEESYSGQMMQNDLDEDEYLERYQYENLEWALMKLMVNLPELSRVFLEDILDQCAGDYQRAHTLLKHTMT, encoded by the exons ATGGCCCAAAAGAAGAGGCAAGAGGAGGATGAGCTTAAACGGAAGAAACGGGAGCAAAGAAAAaag GCTGAGTGTCTGGAGGAACAGAAGCAggtgaaggagaagaaaaggCAAGAACAACTGCGGCAAGATTGTGCCCA AGTGAACTCGGCCTTCCTGGACAAGCTCGACCGTCACGAGAAAGGACGTGAGAAAACCCCAATGAGAAAGGCCGATGTCAGCCACTCACCACTGAGCACTGATGGACAAGAAAAACCGGGACCCCATCCAGAGGAGAGCTACTCTGGCCAGATGATGCAAAATGATTTAG ACGAAGATGAATACCTTGAGCGGTACCAATACGAGAACCTGGAATGGGCCTTGATGAAACTGATGGTAAACCTTCCAGAACTCAGCAGAGTTTTCCTGGAGGACATTCTTGACCAGTGTGCTGGTGACTACCAGCGAGCTCACACTTTACTAAAGCACACAATGACTTGA